A DNA window from Procambarus clarkii isolate CNS0578487 chromosome 75, FALCON_Pclarkii_2.0, whole genome shotgun sequence contains the following coding sequences:
- the LOC123749273 gene encoding uncharacterized protein: protein MSVPMDVNGTMSVPMDVNGTMSVPMDVNGTMSVPMDVNGTMSVPMDVNGTMSAPMDVNGTMSAPMDVNGTMSAPMDVHGTLLRTQEEENQRGTGGGEQEEENKSRRTRGGEQEEENKRRRTRGGEQEEDRRGTRGGEQEEENKVENKRWRTRGGEQEENKRRRTRRRTRGGEQEEENKEENKRWRTRGGEQEEENKRGRTRGREQEENKRRGTRGGEQEEENKRRRTRGEQEEENKRRTRGEQEENKRRRTRGEQEEENKRRGTRGEQEEENKRRGTRGEQEEENKRRGTRGEQEEENKRRGTRGEQEENKRRGTRGEQEEENKRRRPIGVEQEEDQRRRTRGGEQEVENKRRGTRGVEQEEENKRRRTRGGEQEE from the exons ATGAGTGTCCCCATGGATGTCAACGGTACAATGAGTGTCCCCATGGATGTCAACGGTACAATGAGTGTCCCCATGGATGTCAACGGTACAATGAGTGTCCCCATGGATGTCAACGGTACAATGAGTGTCCCCATGGATGTCAACGGTACAATGAGTGCCCCCATGGATGTCAACGGTACAATGAGTGCCCCCATGGATGTCAACGGTACAATGAGTGCCCCCATGGATGTCCACGGTACA TTACTACGAACACAAGAGGAGGAGAACCAGAGGGGAACAGGAGGAGGAGAACAAGAGGAGGAGAACAAGAGTAGGAGAACAAGAGGTGGAGAACAAGAGGAGGAGAACAAGAGGAGGAGAACAAGAGGAGGAGAACAAGAGGAGGACAGGAGGGGAACAAGAGGAGGAGAACAAGAGGAGGAGAACAAGGTGGAGAACAAGAGGTGGAGAACAAGAGGAGGAGAACAAGAGGAGAACAAGAGGAGGAGAACAAGGAGGAGAACAAGAGGTGGAGAACAAGAGGAGGAGAACAAGGAGGAGAACAAGAGGTGGAGAACAAGAGGAGGAGAACAAGAGGAGGAGAACAAGAGAGGGAGAACAAGAGGAAGAGAACAAGAGGAGAACAAGAGGAGGGGAACAAGAGGAGGAGAACAAGAGGAGGAGAACAAGAGGAGGAGAACAAGAGGAGAACAAGAGGAGGAGAACAAGAGGAGAACAAGAGGAGAACAAGAGGAGAACAAGAGGAGGAGAACAAGAGGAGAACAAGAGGAGGAGAACAAGAGGAGGGGAACTAGAGGAGAACAAGAGGAGGAGAACAAGAGGAGGGGAACTAGAGGAGAACAAGAGGAGGAGAACAAGAGGAGGGGAACTAGAGGAGAACAAGAGGAGGAGAACAAGAGGAGGGGAACTAGAGGAGAACAAGAGGAGAACAAGAGGAGGGGAACTAGAGGAGAACAAGAGGAGGAGAACAAGAGGAGGAGACCAATAGGAGTAGAACAAGAGGAGGACCAGAGGAGGAGAACAAGAGGAGGAGAACAAGAGGTGGAGAACAAGAGGAGGGGAACAAGAGGAGTAGAACAAGAGGAGGAGAACAAGAGGAGAAGAACAAGAGGAGGAGAACAAGAGGAGTAG